The Ziziphus jujuba cultivar Dongzao chromosome 12, ASM3175591v1 sequence TAGAATGGCTGGTGATTTGCCAATGGAGCTTGTGCTACCAACTGTTTTTGTGACAGTTACATATTGGATGGGTGGTCTTAAGCCTTCACTACTTACATTTCTATTCACCCTCTCAATTGTCCTCTTTAATGTGTTAGTCTCCCAAGGACTAGGACTAGCTCTCGGTGCCATTCTAATGGATGTCAAGCAGGCTACCACTCTAAGTTCAGTGACAATGTTGGTGTTCTTACTAGCTGGTGGATACTACATTCAGAACATCCCGAATTTCATCGCTTGGTTGAAGTACGTATCGTTTAGTCACTACTGCTACAAGCTTCTTGTTGGCGTTCAATATTCAGCGAATGAGGTTTATGAATGTGGAGTTGGATTGCATTGCAAGGCGATGGACTTTCCTGCTATTAAATTTTTAGGACTTGACAATCTGTGGTGGGATGTAGCTGCTTTGGCTGTCATGCTGGTTGGATATAGAGTTTTGGCTTATGTTGCTTTGAGGATGGGACAGCCTCACTGATAACATTTTTTTACCTTgaccattcaaaaaaaaaaaaaaaaagggggggaaagAATTTAGAGACTGAAATATTCTGCAAACTGAAGCAAATGGAATTGATGAAAATGTTCTTCCAACGTGATGATGATCGAATAATCTCCTCATTTTACTCGAAAAGTGTGAACCGTTTTCTGATCACGCTGACTTGGTTAGATCTAAATTGGGTCAATCTGTGGCTGCAATGCAAATTGTGTTATTAGTTAACAATTAGAAATATATCATGCTATTGATTTTTTATGCAAGGATTCATTCTGagtttgttttagtattcaatTTTCAGTTCCATCAACAAACATAGATACAAAAGCAgggaaaaaatgttttaaaaaaagaaataaggaaAAGTTTAATCATTTTTAAGGAATCAAATTGGATAAATTAAGGTTTTCAAATCTACAAATGACTTTGTTAAGTGGAAGTTCAATCTTGCTCGGTTTAGGTTGACGCTAAAAAGAGATGTCATatgaaaagaaaaccaaaattcTTATCACAAAAGGTCCTCAAATAAGGCTGCTTGTATATagaaatccaaatccaaatatCCTCAACATCACACCCTAGCAGAGTAACTTTCTAGTTATAAAATGAATCAGCCGTACGGATATTAGAAATTaaccatttatttttctaattttttcatACTTATGCTTTAAGTAACATGCTAGCCTTATAACACAAGTGTGTGACACTGATATAACTTCCTTTCAGTTCAAAAAGTTGAAGCTTAAGAATGCAAATCTATAACTTTTTGtggatttataaagaaaacagGGGAAATTAATGGGTATTTAcacaaaaaaagggggaaaaaaacaaaaaagttaagtACCACTCTGAGTTCCACATGATCAAGTTGAATGACAAGTAGATGAAGTTCTGATCATAACTTTATGCCTTTGGAAATATCTACCATGCCTAAGAATAGGCATCCAAAAAATCATACCTGTTAGAAATTGCCACCAATGAAGCATCTGATACAAACAGCATCTATCAATAGACCTCCACCAGTTCAAGTTTATTCCATTCCCCATCAACATTTTTATCCCATCTATATTCACCTATTTTGTACAATAGTAAGAAATTCCTATTCCAACCAAAGTTAAAACACTTTGAGCTCCAACTATAAAAATGAGTGTTTTGTGTTGGAACTACTACTTGAGGCCAGCAAGTTAGACAACTTTTTGTgtttcaaagaaagaaaaaaaaaaagcagaataTTTAAGAGAGTTAACAATGGCATCAACCAAGGCTGAAAAACCTGTTGGCACTCAATCTTCTGCTGCAGTCAAGAAAGAGCCTGCCAAAGCTCCTGCTAAAACTACGGCCTCCAAACCGGCTGCTAAGACCACTGAGGTCAAGCCTCGGGAGACTAAGAAGAGggtatattatattacattcaAGAATATTTTTAGTTCATAGTATGTTCTATTTTTTagttccattctttttttttttaattttaattatgtgtTTCTGTTGGATTGGTATAGATAACCGGAAGCAAGCCAGCAGCCAAGAATTAAGTAGAATGTAGAAGAGGAAGAAATGCATTGGTGATGCATTTTTGGAGCCCATGAAGATGTAGAATCATTGTGGGGTTCTCCTTAGTAGTGTTCACCAAtgtttgtaatattttattgtgtTATTTAGTTAAACCCACTTCTGTCTTTTTAGGCTTGgcctaattaaataaaagaaacataTTTTAGCTATATATTTGAGTTCATAGAATTTGCCTTGCATTACATTATATGGAACAGTAATTAACTAATGATTATACCAAGTAAAGCTATCAAGCAACTAAGAAAAGGACTGTAAAAACCAAGCAAGGATGGGCAAAATCCATCCCTCTAAAGTTTGATGCTGAGTTTGAATCATATAGGTTCTTAACTTTTGACAATCTTTCTTTCAATTCCATGTGTGTACTAGTACTTTCATAATTATCATAAACCACCACTGAGAGCATTTTGCTCTTCCTTTCTGCATAAGTGGAGACCCTTTGAACAGTTTGGAAACTTGAAACTAATAGATCTCAAGAAGGAAACTCTGGAACTTCACTCATATATACAAATTAGGTATCATAAAACTCCCAAGCATGGAGATGGACCAGGCCAACTGATTTCAACCCTCAATGAGCATTTTGAAAAAACCATATTAGAGAATGATATTGTTTTTATATCTTCCttcaggaaaataaataaataaatagataaataaagagTAAAAATAAATCAGGATGAGCTGCTGGCGGAGCAATAGTACATCCTGCCAAGCGCAACAAATGGTGTttagtgtttgatgaaatgttttgctttgctttgcttttttcccaaaaatgaaaaagacaataaccaaaaaagaaaggaattttGCCCACTCGTTTCTAATTAACCAACATTGGAAGAAAGAATCAAAAAGTATTTATATTGGTTGGTTGGAGGCTTCGACAAACAGAAAAACAAGCCGGAAATTATtctaaatgataataataataataataataataataataataataataataataataataataaggttttCTATTAAGGTTTAACTTTTTTGGACGATTTATCGCCACCATAAGACAGAAAACGAGACACATGTATTTGTAGGATAGAGGAAATTTTGGGAAGTTAAATTTGAGAATctctaatatttttcattttaatatatgtaaagggctatatttaatttagaatttgaaagattttaaaaatatttaaaagtatttcatttaaattttaaaagagtcTATATAAGTATAATGGTactcaatttagattttaataaattttataaaattctattaaaattttcagtGTATTTAATTAGGACTTTatacaattcttttaaaatctataggtatttaaaaagttcttgattttaaaaataatggattttaaaagtaaaattatgaagaacaatatcaatataaaatccaatcttaacctcaaaaattttattggatttttataaattttttatggagtttatggaattatataataatccatcaaatcctttataactcttttaaatccattaaactctAAATCGAATACACCCCCTTTAATAATTTCATTATCTCATACATTCGTATGGTTAAAACTCAAATTTATTAGTCCATATCCTTCTtgcaacacacacacacacacacacacacacacacacacacacacacacacacacacacacacacacacacacacacacacacacagtatTTCAAATTTATGAGCTCTAATGTATAGGTGTGAATGACTTATCAACTAAATTAACTTTACTTGACgcataattttatagtttatgTAGCTTATAAAAGTGGTTTCTTTAGGATTAAGATAACACGTTATTATTTGCAAGATCTAAGTTATGAATTCAatccataattaaatattagaaATACAAATTTCAATAAAGAGTGGTCTAATAAATATGGTATCCAATATGAATCATACATGAGTCATGATAGCATCATATTATATTCTCTTTAACAAATATTCTACACATATCCACACTCAAATATGCTAAGATTTGGTTAAAAATATACAAGTCCGGTAAAGATGTTGTAAGCAAATTAAGCATCTGATGCTATCTAGAACACCGAACTCTCCAACTGGTGTCCATAGGCAGTTATTCCCATTATCCTCAAATACCACCATTCCCTTACTCTTGTAACTTTGTGATATATTCCAATTCCTCTCTCTCAGCACTCACCGTCTGATGCTATAAAAATGACAATGCTTGTTGTAATTGAGGCAACCAGCCGCTTTCATAAGCCTTTAACTTTCTCCTCTTGTCTTCATTTGTGAAAGAGGCTTTCTTTTGTCTGAAAACTATGGCTTCCTTGAAGGCTGAAAAGCCAGTTGGCACTCAGCTGTTTGGGCAGCCCAAGAAGGAGCCTGCCAAGGCTGAATCTACAGCCAAAACTCCGGCATCCAAGCCGGCCTCCAAGAAGCAAGCCGCCCAAAAACCCCAGGAACCTAAGAAGAAGGTATgacatagaaaaagaaaaacagtatatatatatatatatatatatatatagatgcataCATGCAACATCAAAATTCTGTGTTCATGGACGCATAAAATCCTGAAATGAACTTGGGATCTTATCTTgatgatattataattattgttatttgaacTGTCTCTTAAAAATCGGATTTGTGTtcctatatataataaaattatgaatgGCGTGCAGGGAAAAGGTGGCAAAGCAGCAGCAAAGCACTAACCAAAATACTAGCATGATGCAACAAATATGAACTAGGAAACTACATGAATATCTCTAATTCCGTAGCTGtctttctaattaattattaatatgtttgcAAACTTTTCTTGTTGATCAATGTGATGAGGGAGACTTTGGACTCTGTATTTCatcataatgaaataaaattttaagtgttttggCAATAGGCTATAACGTGTTACAAATGATTAAACCagtatatagtatatatatgttggtaTTTGAACCAAGTAAACTAAACCAAATCTATTAAACTTCATGGTTTGAGATCTAACACCAGCCACAACTATATTTAATTTGCATACAACCTCCTGTGCAAATTTTAGTTGAATCCATGCATTTCTTTGGCCAATCACAAAGTTGAAAAGAGCCTATAGAGTGAGGAAGGATGGGCTGCATTCAACAACTTTTAACTATTTTATccagttcaatttttttttttactttttttttttaattttttttaagtttcaatcTTTTAAATAGTTATAAGCAAAGAGAACAATATCAACAGGATAATTCttttcattgttattattatttcttttgtcTATGAAGAAAGAGGtcagggggggaaaaaaaaagtcaaaagttGAAGTTgacctccaaaaaaaaaaaaaagtaaaaagttgAAGTTGACCTCAAAAATGAGAGAGACTAAAATTATCTGTGAGATATGTACAAAAAAGTAGATTGaattaatatcatataatagTTTTTCTTACAAAAAATGGTTAGAACTTAGAACTAGAAAGGGCTGACATTGTGAGCCAACTTCAAGAGGAATTCAGGAACAAGACGTCTTCTTGGAGGAGCCGTAGCATCTTTAGCAATGGCATCTGGGTCATTGGCGTGAACAATTGCTATTAAATCTTCAAACATCTGATCTGAACCACCTCTCATTGGATCCTGAATCACCATTTTCCACCCAAAACCTAGATTAttcaagagaaaaaagaaactccgGACAAAAACTTGAGGAACAAGAAAAAAGTTTAAGAATGTAAAACCACTACAGTGATGCATTGCTAAAAAACAAATGAGTTATGCAATTGATAAAAGATGAGATAGAAGCAAACCAACTGTGGTAACAGTAGGAAGACTTAATTGATTGGACCATTCTGTGATAGACACagaaatttttaaaaggaagcaTCTTATGTGCCATTTTACCTGAAGAAACAAATCTGTATGAGTCTTCCCTTCATACAAAATTGCTTCAGCTTTAACTCCAGCCCTTTTAAGTGTTTCTGCAAAATTCTTGCTGTGCAAGGGAATACGAGAGAAAACCTAAGAAAACTGGTACACAGcttaccaaatatatttatacaaatgtCCAGCTAGTTACCAAGCTGATGCAACatagataaaagaaaatttaacatgaaattgaggattggaTGTTCGAAACTAGACAATAACAGTGCTACTACAAAACATAGTCTGAATCAGCAACCAATGAACCTTTCAGTTACAACATAAATCTCCTCCCTATGTCAATTCACCTCCAGCAGCAGTGCAACATTGGTGTGGGCACAGGTCTGAAGGTTGAGAACAGAATTTACATCCTAGAATTACTTTGAACATGAGACAGAATTGCAATCAAAAAGTCCTATACAAAATATATCATCAATAATCTTTGTGCCACCTTCTAATAATTTAGGTACCACTAGATTGCAAAAGCATGTTTCATTTATAGTGTAATATCATCTTGCCATTCAGTCCAGAGGAGATTCATACCTTGCATCTGATGGTATTGAATAGTCTCCAGTaccatgaaataaaataataggagGCAGGCGAGAAACTGCAGTTCTAATGTTAGGGTCACGTGCCAATATTTCAGGAGAAAATCGTTGAAGGGATTGTTCCCCTTCCATTATGCTGCAGGAAGTTTGGGAGACAGCGAGCTTAAAGGCACCAACTAACAAACTTTTAGAGCACTATAATAATGTGTATACGATGTGCTCTCCAAGAGATGTAGAAAGTATATACCTTAGAAAGATGGAACGGTACAGACCTCGATTATGGAAGTGATCTACCAAATCAAGCAAATTATACCTGTTTTTTGTGCATGATACAATAAAAAGCATAACATAAATACAAGATTAAAGTACCTATGCAGGATTCATATCTTAGAAAACAGGGAACAAAGTATTATTTCTTGTATTATTTACTGCAGAACTTCTAGATTATATGTAGTTTTTTACAAGATACATAAAATCAGacacattaatattttatccaaCAATCTATTAATTAGATTTGCCTAGCAGAAGAATTTCAAATTTCTTATAGGATTCCAGTTGAGATGAAGCTAAACTTCagcaaaataatttcaacaaagtTTATCCACCCTCTGTTATCAAGTTAGATTATGCAAATCTATAATGAAGAAGGCTAGTCAAAGAATTTAGTCAAGAATCTGGTCAACTATACCATGAAAACAATGCAGTATGCACTAATCATTAATATATTTACATTCAAGATCTTTCATCACCTCAAACTATTTGCTTAATCAACACAATTTCAGAATCAGTTCAGTTTAGATGTCTTGTATGAAATTATCTTGTAAGGTTCATTTTCATAGGGAAGTTTTCCACAAGGTTCATATAAAGCAATAACAAACATTTACCCTCCAGACAACCCAAAGTATGCCTTTATCTGGGAAATACTCCAAGAAATTCTCTCCCCTTCCCCAGCCTCCTTGATCGCCTGTTCTAGCAGTGTGCACGCAGCAATATGAGCACCGGCTGACTGTCCCATTAGATAAATCCTAAACCAACAAAGCATCAAAAGGCCACATTTAGTAATGCCcagcataaattaaaaaataaaataaaataaaaaaagaagagagagagagagagagagagtaaatgTGCAAGATGTTAAAATAAGAATGGTTGTGTAAATTAATTGTTATAGTAGAACTGGAACTAGTATGTTCTGTTTTACATTTAATAGCAATAGAGTCGATTTACACTCTCCTCTTTCCCTTCTTCCTGTATCATGTAACATAGTATGAAAGCCTTAAAGCCCTAGCCCTAAAGCAACATAGTATGAAAGCCTTAAAGCCCTAGCCCTAAAGCTGCAGCCAGATTTTCAAAGAAAGATCATACTTGCTGTGCAACCTTTACAAAAGCTATACCTAAATATCAATCTGTGCCACTTGGGGCCTGAAGGGAAGTACTGAAATAAGGATTCATTGGGGCATATTTATCATTAAGGTTTGTTGAGTACTAGCATGCAAATCTTGTGATTCTTACCTTTAATAAAAACAGAGTATATTTTCTCTCTTccctttctcttctttcttttattatctAACACAAGAAGATTTAATATTACCTATTAGGATCACCTCCGTATTCAGCAATATGATTGCATACAAATGAGATACCTTGAGAAGCATCGTTTACCATGTCACTGATAGTTCCCTGAGGGAAATTCCTGCACGAAAATGTCAACTAAAAATTTAGCACTAAAGATGATAGTTGTCATGCATTTTAAGCTCAGAATCATACTAAAGTGACCAATCCATGGAACAATAGAGAATAACAAGCTTGCTTTCTTTCAAGGATGTAATACATATGATGCTCACATCACATAAAATAATCCCTAAATAAGGAAGCCAAAACATCAGTTTTATTGacaattttatccttaatatttccaGTCTTAAGTTCCTGTTTGGAGAAGCTTTTGTAGGAAGAATTTCTGTATAAATGTGGTTTTTTTCAGATATTacacaaatttaattaatctattgGTAATCTAAAATATCACTTACAGGGAAATGTTTTACACTAGTGAGAAATATATAATGTTAGAACTCTTCGGATTCTGTAGAGGTCATATTACAAAACTTAATCCCTATATTGTTAATCAGAGACCTTCATCCATGAATCCTTCCAGACTTTTCATTCAGCCAAATGGCATCTAGTTTGTAGTAAATCAATGTCCAGATTATGTCACCTGTAATCGATACATGCGACTATGATGTCTCTTTCGGATAACTGTTGTCCTAAAAGAGAACCCCATGCTTTATAGCTGcattgaagagagagagagagagagagagagagagagagaggggggggagGGAAGAACGAGATGTTAATAACAGATAAGCTAGAATcagatttaagaaaatattgcaTATGAAAAGAACCATAAAGGCAACCCAATTAACAGGACAAAGAATTAGGTGTAACTTGAACAAAAGAGAAGAGGGCTGAACCAAAAAACTCAAACTCAAGTACTTTTCATTAAGAGTGATTTTAATCTTTTACCTACTTCTAGCTCTACCTTTCCTTTACCAGTACTTTTTTTTGCTTGTCCTATCCACATgtataaaggaaaaaagaaaattccccTCCCACCCagtttgtgaaaatattagcGTTTTGATCAAACAAACATCCCTTTCCACTGCATAAGATTTGCAGCCGGGACCTCTTATATGGAAGGTGGTGGATTCACCATTAGATTGTCCTCCAAGGAACAATATAAAGCTATTAATTGCTAGACTTTTCATAGATTTCTAAAATACAGCTAACAACAAGCATGCTTCACTAACCCAATAATCCAGGCTCCACCAGTTACAAATGCAATGACTGGTTTTTGTCCTTCGCTATCTTTGGGTAGGTATAGATCCAGCCTGCAGAAAGTTTTAAGATATTAATGCTACAGAAATTACATAAACTTCTAGCAACCAAAATGCACACGGAAAGGAATTAAGACCACCATTTCTACCTATTTCTTGGATGATCACCATAAACTATACCTCTACGAACCTGACTGGAAAAGAAATAGTAATATCCAACTGCAAAAGAAAAGTAGACTAGTTATGCACTAGGGAACATTTTTTGAACGCCACTTATATGACCACTACAAGGTCTACCAAGTTTAATACAGGACAAAAGCTTGTGTATGTGTACACATGAATAAGTATGAACAAAGCTTAAAAACAGGTTACGCATTTATTACAGACCTTGGAGGAAACCTGGCATAAGAAAAAATGCATAACAACCAAGGGCAAGAAATCTTGTTATCCATCTGTAGCCTACCctgaatagaaaaaaataagataagaAAGCATAGAACGGTAAAGGGTTTGCGAAACATCTCGATGAAACACCACAAGATATGTATGAATTCCAAATTtcacataaacataaaaatacataaaatagagttgtaagtatttatttttctcctttCTCCTTCAACCAAGCTTCTAATGTCCTGAATAGCAAATGGCaatgcaaaatattttttagtcgATAAATGATTTGAGCATAATCAATGTTGTTATTCGTACAAAGATTTCATCTCATATTCAAAGATACTATATATGTAACTTAGAAGTTAATAGGTTGAATAACAGAATCATTTTTTTCACCCTTTTCTATCAAAGCTCTTCAGAATTGGTCAAATGGCATTGAGCAAGTTTATTCTGACACTGATTATCTTATGAAGATCCAAATCCAATCCAAcacattttccaaaaatcataaacagCAAGTACTAATTCAGTTTAATCAACTTAGCAAATAATAATTAGGTTAAATgtcacacaaaaaaaataaaataaattaaattaaaaaataaaagctgaTCTAAACGCCAAAAtgggtattaaaaaaaaaaaaaatcataaccaaCAACAGAAAGGGAAATTctcaaaataacaaaacaaaaggaaaaaaataataataaataagaccCAAAAAACGGaaactaataataaagaaaaagtcaaatacCCAAGATATCTCAAAAGCTTCAAACTTAAGCGGGTGAGAACGAACGCTTCTTCAGCGGCTGTCTCATCTCGTCCTAAAGATTCCCGGCGGCCGCCAACCCTGGTGCTGGAGAGGGTGGGAAGAGAATTGTCACTGTTGATCCGCCGGCGTCGCTGCTGGTAGTTATTGTTAGAGGCAGTTGTGGTAGTGGAAATGCTAGTATAACTAGAAGCTCTAGGGAGAAGAGGTTTCATGGATGCGTTCTTGTCATCATCGAAAGACGGAGATACGTATAGCCCAGTTGATGGGTCATCCTCTATTTTCAGTAGAACAGCTGCCATTGAAGGAGGAGAACCGGAGACCGAAGAAGTGGGTGAATCAAAATAGCGGTTCGTTACGGGAAGAAGCTGTTGGGACGGCATTTTTGCAGTTCGAAGATTGAAGAAACTGGGGAATTTTTGcaagaaaaattaaaccaaaaaacaaaaaaaattcttgtcTTCTGGGTATGAGAGAATTTGCAGAAAGTTTCGCAATTTGCAAAGATTTTTGACGCGGTTTGTTTGGCGCAACAAGAAACTTTGTTGTCAGAGAGAGAAGAAGTCGAAAAGGTGTTTTCAATGGGCCATTTGATTGGGTGAAGGACCAGTTGGATTTGACCACGTGTAAATTGATTGTTGGTTAAGAATTTGAAACTACTAGTTTATTCTAAATTTGCTGCTGGCTTTGTTTGTTTCtgctgtttttaaattttattattctaaTCTTTACACTTTTGCTTTCGGCTTCTCTTGCTTTAACACCTAACGTACACTATAAGGGGCTGTTTGGTTTGAATCtctgtgggttttttttttttttaaagcaaattttttaaattatttatgacgGCCATTAGAAactaaacatacatacatatatatatatatatatatgaaaaaaattatattcaattcTATAATTCTATTATAAGGTGATAATATTAtctattacaaatatatatatatatatatatttatatattcagtataattaattatttttttaaaaaaagtgttatttattaaaatgatagatcattataaattaaaatgatttaaCTATGAAAGTCTGTATTCCTAAGTTTAGCAAAATGGTAACATCATTAAAAATGCACCTTTACGTTTAAGGTTGAAGTTTTGATCAGAGTGAAAATCTTCCcaaattgtaatttaaaaaataaaaaaaataaaaataaaaaaaactatgaaagggaaaaagaaatgaaagagaGAGGTTATGGCTTCTTTAGTTGAAATGacatagttttaatattttggtacacgtatttcaaaaaagaaaaaaaacaattggtACAAGTAAAACAAGAAGACATTTTAAGGAATGTTtgatccaaatttttttattaaaaaaatatataataataataataatagaaaggaGAAATATATAGGGATGTAGCTTAAGCTAGAGTTTGATTTGATCTTAACCTtttcaaactttattttaaaaaaaaaaaaaaagtgttgagTTTTGAACCAAAAATAAAGTGTGTTgatcaattttaaataataaatcaaagttataaataatttgaatttactatttatatatatatatatatatatatttatataaaaactatattataaatttaatcaaattagatatttataatcataaataatatttttatatttaaaatttataaatcttttaaaaataaattcatttaataataaaattaaaagaataactaaaatttattaattattaaggttaaaattattattttaaaaaattttaaatttttaaatcgtAACGAGTGAATTTTCTAAACTGAAACTTTTCATAAAttacttgaaaattttataagtttaagTGGAATTTTAAGTGCATCTAAAATTAATAAAGGAGTTTGAAAATGCTAATACATATCGTCATTGACAACCCCTTAAAATACAGAGATTTAAAAACCCTTGGTGGTGACTTTCAAGTCAACAAAATTTCAGAGCCAAAGAACCAACCGACAATTCTCTCCGGTGCTTCAATCTTCatcctactttttctttttttgccttTTGAATTTGcagcaattttattttcaattactaAAATAAATTTCGACGAAATCAAAGAAACAAAATCCCATTCCCACCTCTCTTAATTCCAGTGCTCACAGTTCGtcgactttttaaaaaaaaaaaaaaaaaatgaaattgcaaTCCGTAGAAGGATTTCCCCGATTCcgtgaactctctctctctatatatatatatatgtgtgtgtgtgtgtgtgtgtgtgtgtgtcttgtTTAATTTTTCGCAGTGCGTTGGAAATTAAAAAGTGGGTTCTTTAGGGTTTTAGGAGATTCTTCAAATTAAAGGGTTAATCGTAGACTaaggtattttttgttttgtttttgtttttttttggttagggtTTTACAGAAAGCGTGTGTCCTGTTTTTGATTACGAACATGTCtggggaagaggaagaaaacgCTGCAGAGCTGAAAATAGGAGACGGTAAGTATCAAAAATCAATCAACTCTTTCTTGTACTTGTGGGTTAGGACAATGCATTGTTTAGCAAAATTTTTCAATTCAAACGAGTTATGAATATCCACGTTAAAAGGGTTCATGGGTATTCAagtttctttgattttgttgaatTGGAGGGATGTGATGTGGAATGttactttattttttgtccATATATGAGGATTTCTTATCCTCTTCAATATTGGTATTGTTTATAGAATTATCCACATTTGGAATATCTCAATGTACAAATGATAATGAATAAGCATTATATGTACCCATCAGCCCCTACCCACCAAAAGATAAAAGGAAATATAAGAGCTGTGTGGGGAACTACAATGAATCTTGAGCTATTTGGCACAAAACATATAATATTGGTAGTATGTTATGTGCTATatgttttatcttcttcttaatGTTATCTAAAAGATATAGAAcctggaattttatttatttatttatttattttgttggacCATGTACAATATAATCTTCATGAGGTGCTATTTAGCTTTACAATTTGATGGAttctttgttttggtttttcacCCCAGAGTTTCTGAAGGCCAAGTGTTTAATG is a genomic window containing:
- the LOC107429577 gene encoding probable isoprenylcysteine alpha-carbonyl methylesterase ICMEL1 isoform X2; amino-acid sequence: MPSQQLLPVTNRYFDSPTSSVSGSPPSMAAVLLKIEDDPSTGLYVSPSFDDDKNASMKPLLPRASSYTSISTTTTASNNNYQQRRRRINSDNSLPTLSSTRVGGRRESLGRDETAAEEAFVLTRLSLKLLRYLGVGYRWITRFLALGCYAFFLMPGFLQVGYYYFFSSQVRRGIVYGDHPRNRLDLYLPKDSEGQKPVIAFVTGGAWIIGNFPQGTISDMVNDASQGISFVCNHIAEYGGDPNRIYLMGQSAGAHIAACTLLEQAIKEAGEGERISWSISQIKAYFGLSGGYNLLDLVDHFHNRGLYRSIFLSIMEGEQSLQRFSPEILARDPNIRTAVSRLPPIILFHGTGDYSIPSDASKNFAETLKRAGVKAEAILYEGKTHTDLFLQDPMRGGSDQMFEDLIAIVHANDPDAIAKDATAPPRRRLVPEFLLKLAHNVSPF
- the LOC107429577 gene encoding probable isoprenylcysteine alpha-carbonyl methylesterase ICMEL1 isoform X1, whose translation is MPSQQLLPVTNRYFDSPTSSVSGSPPSMAAVLLKIEDDPSTGLYVSPSFDDDKNASMKPLLPRASSYTSISTTTTASNNNYQQRRRRINSDNSLPTLSSTRVGGRRESLGRDETAAEEAFVLTRLSLKLLRYLGVGYRWITRFLALGCYAFFLMPGFLQVGYYYFFSSQVRRGIVYGDHPRNRLDLYLPKDSEGQKPVIAFVTGGAWIIGYKAWGSLLGQQLSERDIIVACIDYRNFPQGTISDMVNDASQGISFVCNHIAEYGGDPNRIYLMGQSAGAHIAACTLLEQAIKEAGEGERISWSISQIKAYFGLSGGYNLLDLVDHFHNRGLYRSIFLSIMEGEQSLQRFSPEILARDPNIRTAVSRLPPIILFHGTGDYSIPSDASKNFAETLKRAGVKAEAILYEGKTHTDLFLQDPMRGGSDQMFEDLIAIVHANDPDAIAKDATAPPRRRLVPEFLLKLAHNVSPF